The following proteins are co-located in the Tripterygium wilfordii isolate XIE 37 chromosome 2, ASM1340144v1, whole genome shotgun sequence genome:
- the LOC120010522 gene encoding protein FAR-RED IMPAIRED RESPONSE 1-like, protein MGLTHTHARLATARPTDRSARLDGRVLFSKKVEQFVGDEHCRLYFLITLTFYIAIAVVKYIEFIEEMVSLDEVDSQINLNKVDSVNDCTETGVSNVPIIGMLFDSVDEMFNFYKDYGQVNGFSVKRRSITKDTNGDYRYMIFTCGRLSVDGKWKITLFEDVHNHDLSPNHSRFFVCNREINPSVKRQLEINDIVGIRPNKSYNSFVIGVDGNVFWADLCSRAAYHEFGDVVTFDTTYLTNKYDMSFAPFVSVNHHGHSILLGCDLISSEDTETFVWLVRTWLACMSGVAPHGIITDQDRAMKNAIENVFPNTRYRLCLWHIIKNVPEKLGSHGEYESIKRMLAGAVYHSYSINEFESDFLCYLLSLSIFYFAFVGMSTTGQSESMNAFFDGYVNSKTTLKQFVEQHGNALWKKIEKESQTDFDSPYKQLVCVTKYELEKKIQNTVTHGKFVEF, encoded by the exons ATGGGTTTGACCCACACGCACGCTCGCCTCGCCACGGCACGCCCAACCGACCGATCAGCTCGGCTCGACGggcgc GTGCTATTTTCTAAAAAAGTTGAACAATTTGTTGGTGATGAACATTGTCGGTTATATTTCTTAATTACACTTACGTTCTACATAGCCATTGCAGTTGTAAAATACATTG aatttat TGAAGAGATGGTTTCACTTGATGAAGTTGATAGTCAGATAAATTTGAataaagttgatagtgttaatgATTGTACTGAGACTGGTGTATCGAATGTCCCAATAATAGGAATGTTATTTGACTCGGTTGATGAGATGTTTAATTTTTACAAGGATTATGGTCAAGTCAATGGGTTTTCAGTCAAAAGGAGGTCAATAACGAAGGATACGAATGGTGATTATAGATATATGATATTTACATGTGGGAG ACTTTCCGTTGATGGGAAGTGgaagattacattgtttgaagatGTGCACAATCACGATCTAAGTCCTAATCATTCTAGATTCTTCGTGTGTAACAGAGAAATAAACCCGAGTGTGAAAAGGCAACTAGAGATTAATGACATTGTTGGAATTCGACCGAACAAGAGTTACAATTCATTTGTCATTGGTGTCGATGG GAATGTATTTTGGGCAGATCTGTGCAGTAGGGCTGCCTATCATGAATTTGGTGATGTCGTTACGTTCGATACGACATACCTAACTAACAAGTATGACATGTCATTTGCCCCTTTTGTTAGTGTCAATCACCATGGGCATTCAATACTTCTTGGTTGTGATTTAATCTCTAGTGAGGACACTGAAACCTTCGTTTGGTTAGTTAGAACTTGGTTAGCATGCATGAGTGGTGTTGCTCCTCATGGTATAATCACTGACCAGGATAGGGCAATGAAGAATGCGATTGAAAATGTCTTTCCAAACACAAGGTATAGATTATGTTTATGGCATATCATAAAGAATGTGCCTGAAAAACTTGGTTCACATGGAGAATATGAATCCATCAAGCGAATGTTGGCCGGAGCTGTTTATCACTCTTATAGCatcaatgaatttgaaagtgattttctttgttatttacTCTCACtgtcaatattttattttgcattT GTTGGAATGTCAACAACTGGTCAGAGCGAGAGCATGAATGCTTTCTTTGACGGTTATGTGAACTCAAAGACAACGTTAAAACAATTTGTCGAGCAGCATGGTAATGCTTTGTGGAAGAAAATTGAGAAGGAAAGCCAGACGGATTTTGACTCACCCTACAAGCAGCTAGTGTGTGTTACAAAATatgaattggaaaagaaaatacagAATACGGTGACTCACGGGAAGTTTGTTGAGTTTTAG